In Misgurnus anguillicaudatus unplaced genomic scaffold, ASM2758022v2 HiC_scaffold_26, whole genome shotgun sequence, the following proteins share a genomic window:
- the LOC129443185 gene encoding uncharacterized protein, whose translation MAEGTKGKTKRKAACLDHCYAEAGDVKCDVCTERKHKAVKSCLVCLNSYCQTHLERHEEHDTIPAQEERTEKQKEVQETQRKYHQRIQESQKKLQELRDVVETHKRSAQTAVDDTERIFTQLITSIERRRSEVTQLIRDQEKTAVSETEGLLKRLEQEIDDLRRRDAELEQLSHTDDHIHFLQSFQSLSVPPGSTDSLSITVSSLISFDDVGKSVSHLREKLEDFCREEIEKIFDQSKAPEPETREQFLKYYHHFTADPNTANLSLHLSEGNRVINYTNTEQQYPDHPDRFNVLCSESLCGRCYWEIEWSGYGVFISVSYKSISRKGGDECPWSLCCSVSSSSFFHNKIETKLPVVSRSSRIGVYVDHSSGSLSFYNVSDTMTLIHRVNTTFTKPLYPGFWVYSGSVKLCDITI comes from the exons ATGGCAGAAGGGACTAAAGGGAAGACTAAACGAAAAGCTGCTTGTCTTGATCACTGTTATGCTGAAGCTGGAGATGTGAAGTGTGACGTCTGTactgagagaaaacacaaagctgTCAAGTCCTGTCTGGTGTGTCTGAACTCTTACTGCCAAACTCATCTTGAACGTCATGAAGAACATGATACTATACCAGCTCAAGAAGAGAGGACTGAGAAACAG AAAGAAGTGCAGGAGACGCAGAGAAAATATCATCAGAGAATCCAGGAGAGTCAGAAGAAGCTTCAGGAGCTGAGAGATGTTGTGGAGACTCATAAG CGCTCTGCACAGACAGCAGTGGACGACACTGAGAGGATCTTTACTCAACTGATCACATCCATTGAGAGAAGACGATCTGAGGTGACACAgctgatcagagatcaggaaaAGACTGCAGTGAGTGAAACTGAAGGACTCttgaagcgactggagcaggaGATTGATGATCTGAGGAGGAGAGACGCTGAGCTGGAGCAGctttcacacacagatgatcACATCCATTTCCTCCAG agTTTCCAGTCTCTCTCTGTTCCTCCTGGATCTACAGACTCACTCAGCATCACTGTCAGCTCTCTCATCTCTTTTGATGATGTAGGAAAATCTGTGTCTCATCTCAGAGAGAAACTGGAGGATTTCTGTAGAGAAGAGATAGAGAAGATATTTGATCAAAGTAAAGCACCTGAACCTGAGACCAGGGAGCAGTTCCTAAAAT aTTATCATCACTTCACTGCAGATCCAAACACAGCAAATCTAAGTCTCCATCTGTCTGAGGGGAACAGAGTGATTAATTACACTAACACAGAGCAGCAGTATCCTGATCATCCAGACAGATTTAAt GTGTTGTGTAGTGAGAGTTTGTGTGGACGCTGTTACTGGGAGATTGAGTGGAGTGGTTATGGTGTGTttatatcagtgtcatataaGAGCATCAGCAGGAAGGGAGGTGATGAGT gcccctggagtTTGTGCTGCTCTGTCTCCAGTTCTTCATTCTTTCACAATAAGATTGAGACTAAACTCCCAGTAGTGTCCAGATCTTCTAGAATAGGAGTTTATGTGGATCACAGTTCAGGATCTCTGTCCTTCTACAACGTCTCTGACACAATGACCCTCATCCACAGAGTCAACACCACATTCACTAAACCTCTCtatcctgggttttgggtttATTCTGGATCAGTGAAACTGTGTGATATAACAATATAG